In Indioceanicola profundi, the following proteins share a genomic window:
- a CDS encoding response regulator → MSVIVSDTAAHILLVDDHRDIRETLARYLERHGLRVTAAEDAAAARRALRATAPDLVLLDIMMPGEDGLSLCRHLRETTDLPIIFLTAVGDAMERVIGLEMGADDYVTKPFEPRELLARVRAVLRRSRSLPAGSAVRRGENGRLGFNGWTLDLGRRELTGADGVAVSLSTSEFLLLEAFVRHPNMVLTRDQLLDLTKGRAAEVFDRSIDNQVSRLRRKVEADPRNPILIKTVWGGGYCFAADVSARP, encoded by the coding sequence ATGTCCGTGATCGTGTCCGACACAGCCGCCCACATACTTCTGGTGGACGACCACCGCGATATCCGGGAGACGCTGGCGCGCTATCTGGAGCGGCATGGGCTGCGCGTCACCGCGGCCGAGGATGCCGCCGCGGCCCGGCGTGCGCTTCGTGCCACGGCGCCGGACCTGGTGCTTCTCGACATCATGATGCCGGGCGAGGATGGGCTTAGCCTCTGCCGCCATCTGCGGGAAACCACGGACCTCCCCATCATCTTTCTGACCGCGGTCGGTGACGCGATGGAGCGGGTGATCGGCCTGGAGATGGGGGCCGATGATTACGTCACGAAGCCATTCGAACCGCGCGAACTGCTGGCCAGGGTGCGCGCTGTGCTGCGCCGGAGCCGCAGCCTGCCGGCAGGCTCCGCCGTGCGACGGGGAGAGAACGGCCGGCTCGGCTTCAACGGCTGGACGCTGGATCTTGGCCGGCGGGAGCTGACGGGGGCGGACGGCGTCGCTGTGTCGCTCAGCACGTCCGAGTTCCTGCTGCTGGAGGCGTTCGTGCGCCATCCCAACATGGTGCTGACCCGCGATCAACTCCTGGACCTGACAAAGGGCCGGGCGGCGGAGGTGTTCGACCGCAGCATTGACAATCAGGTGAGCCGGCTGCGCCGCAAGGTGGAGGCGGACCCGCGCAATCCCATCTTGATCAAGACCGTCTGGGGCGGCGGCTACTGCTTTGCCGCGGACGTGAGCGCGAGGCCATGA
- a CDS encoding sensor histidine kinase, protein MIKAHLRRFPRTLFAQMVVLLAAAVLVAKLGSWFAFMDERAFAVRQMHVLDTIARVGAAVRLLSTTPTNLHQDMLEAASGREFRFWLADRQAVDYQPAIPEAEAARDRLRSLIGPGARDIFVKLSRPDDAAGEASGQAADVALKMSVLLPDGRWLNAATYQTQRLPGLTRPMLLSTLSAVGVLALVSFFISRRIARPLQSLALAAERLGRGEAVKPLDETVGPEEVRRAGAAFNAMGARLRRFVDDRTRMLAAVGHDLRTPITNLRLRVELLEEGETKARMLDTLDELRQTAETMLSFAREEAGEEPRPADIASLVESVCDDMAEVGAPVTCDASSKLVVICRPAALRRAVRNLVENAVAYGGCARVVLSQSGGEVRIVIDDDGPGIPHGEIERVFDPFVRLEDSRNRRTGGVGLGLSIARSIARGHGGDIWLERRPEGGLRAILNLPICKSLP, encoded by the coding sequence ATGATCAAAGCCCATCTCCGCCGCTTTCCCCGCACGCTGTTCGCTCAGATGGTCGTCCTGCTGGCGGCCGCGGTCCTCGTCGCCAAGCTGGGAAGCTGGTTTGCCTTTATGGATGAACGGGCCTTTGCTGTTCGGCAGATGCACGTGTTGGACACCATCGCCCGCGTTGGCGCCGCGGTGCGGCTGCTCTCCACCACGCCGACAAACCTGCACCAGGACATGCTGGAAGCTGCCAGCGGACGTGAGTTCCGGTTCTGGCTGGCCGATCGCCAAGCTGTGGACTATCAGCCGGCGATCCCGGAGGCCGAGGCCGCAAGAGACCGGTTGCGCAGCCTGATCGGACCAGGGGCGCGGGATATATTCGTCAAGCTGTCGCGCCCCGACGATGCGGCCGGCGAAGCGTCGGGCCAAGCCGCCGACGTCGCCCTGAAAATGTCCGTATTGCTGCCCGACGGGCGCTGGCTGAACGCGGCCACCTACCAGACCCAGCGGCTGCCGGGCCTGACACGGCCCATGCTCCTCTCCACCTTGTCCGCCGTTGGCGTGCTGGCGCTGGTTTCCTTTTTCATCTCCCGCCGCATCGCCCGTCCGTTGCAGTCCCTGGCCCTGGCGGCTGAGCGGTTGGGGCGCGGAGAAGCGGTAAAGCCGCTGGATGAGACCGTTGGACCGGAGGAGGTGCGTCGGGCCGGGGCCGCCTTCAATGCCATGGGTGCCAGGCTGCGCCGGTTCGTGGACGACAGAACCCGCATGCTGGCCGCCGTTGGCCACGATCTGCGGACCCCTATCACCAATCTGCGCCTGCGCGTCGAACTGCTGGAGGAGGGGGAGACCAAGGCGCGGATGCTGGATACGCTGGACGAGCTTCGCCAGACGGCGGAGACCATGCTGTCCTTCGCCCGCGAGGAAGCCGGCGAGGAGCCTCGTCCGGCGGATATCGCTTCCCTGGTGGAAAGCGTTTGCGACGACATGGCGGAGGTCGGAGCGCCCGTCACCTGTGACGCCTCCAGCAAACTCGTGGTGATCTGCCGGCCGGCTGCCCTGCGCCGGGCGGTCCGCAATTTGGTTGAAAACGCTGTCGCCTATGGCGGTTGCGCCCGCGTGGTCTTGTCCCAATCCGGCGGAGAGGTGCGGATCGTCATTGATGATGACGGTCCCGGCATTCCCCACGGGGAGATTGAGCGCGTCTTCGACCCCTTCGTCCGCTTGGAGGATTCCCGCAATCGGCGTACTGGCGGCGTAGGGCTCGGCCTGTCAATCGCCCGGTCCATTGCCCGTGGTCATGGCGGCGACATATGGCTGGAACGGCGCCCTGAAGGCGGCCTCCGGGCCATTCTGAACCTGCCGATCTGCAAGAGTCTGCCATAA
- a CDS encoding response regulator, translating to MRILVVEDEALLAMWARDVLEGAGHTVSGVVQTRAGALALIETGEPDLLLMDINLPDGRGMGIELARYAWKRCVTPSLFLTGQVHEAKANRDAALGCLGKPCNESTLLASIEAAGQLIGGRPPQAVPAGLELFRSAP from the coding sequence ATGCGGATATTGGTTGTAGAGGATGAGGCGCTGCTCGCCATGTGGGCCCGTGACGTGCTGGAAGGAGCTGGCCATACTGTCAGCGGGGTGGTCCAGACACGGGCCGGCGCACTGGCGTTGATCGAGACGGGAGAACCCGACCTTTTACTGATGGACATCAATCTGCCCGACGGGCGCGGGATGGGAATTGAACTGGCACGGTATGCCTGGAAACGCTGCGTGACCCCCTCGCTTTTCTTGACCGGTCAGGTGCACGAGGCCAAGGCCAACCGGGATGCGGCACTCGGCTGTCTCGGCAAGCCCTGCAACGAATCCACATTGCTGGCCAGCATCGAAGCCGCCGGCCAGCTCATCGGTGGACGGCCGCCACAGGCCGTTCCGGCGGGACTGGAGCTGTTCAGGTCCGCACCGTAA
- a CDS encoding CRISPR-associated endonuclease Cas2, protein MPQRLPDMPSYRKHLQLRRDCVHRAPERKEPPSNRPAARTFDLRVDAKTDSLRFYLLGSSARHRIEHVGCRTPTDIEGPLIL, encoded by the coding sequence ATGCCCCAGCGTCTGCCAGATATGCCCAGCTACAGGAAGCATCTCCAACTTCGGCGCGATTGCGTTCACCGCGCCCCTGAGCGCAAGGAGCCACCGTCCAACAGGCCAGCGGCCCGGACTTTCGACCTCCGCGTCGACGCGAAGACGGACAGCCTGCGCTTCTATCTTCTAGGTTCTTCCGCCCGGCACCGGATCGAGCATGTCGGCTGCCGCACCCCGACGGATATCGAGGGGCCGCTGATCCTTTAG
- a CDS encoding antitoxin Xre/MbcA/ParS toxin-binding domain-containing protein, protein MGVATLQERQRVLTSALLGLESTPGSDLDAVRVVRRRLQPEAISSLRQAGVERRVLDRIVPRRTFEHRRHRQELLSLEESERAYRTASILALAEAVFGRREKALSWLASPKSSLGGEVPMELLDTDIGARLVEEELVAIDEGFFG, encoded by the coding sequence ATGGGAGTTGCAACGCTTCAGGAGCGCCAGCGCGTGCTGACCTCCGCCCTTCTGGGACTGGAGAGCACGCCCGGCTCCGATCTGGATGCCGTCCGGGTTGTCCGCCGCCGACTTCAGCCGGAGGCGATTTCCTCCCTGCGCCAAGCGGGGGTGGAGCGGCGCGTGCTGGACCGCATCGTGCCGCGCCGCACCTTCGAACATCGGCGCCACCGGCAGGAGCTGTTGTCGCTGGAGGAAAGTGAGCGGGCCTACCGGACGGCCAGCATCCTGGCCCTCGCCGAGGCGGTGTTCGGCCGGCGCGAGAAGGCCCTGTCCTGGCTTGCTTCGCCCAAGAGCTCGCTCGGGGGCGAGGTCCCGATGGAGCTGCTGGACACGGACATCGGCGCCCGTTTGGTGGAGGAGGAACTGGTCGCCATCGACGAGGGCTTCTTCGGGTGA
- a CDS encoding RES family NAD+ phosphorylase, producing the protein MKLWRISNYADLQGIGGLRASGRWHTRGRPIVYLAESPPGALIEVLVHVDVSRLEDLPDRYTLLTIEADGDIGLESCVDLPDDWAENRQVSRAAGDRWLEGARSALLRVPSAIMPGIWNVLLNPLHPDAHRLRITGTASLPFDRRLFKIVKP; encoded by the coding sequence GTGAAGCTCTGGCGTATCAGCAATTATGCCGACCTGCAGGGGATCGGCGGACTGAGGGCGTCCGGCCGTTGGCATACCCGTGGGCGGCCGATCGTCTATCTGGCGGAAAGCCCGCCGGGCGCCCTGATCGAAGTTCTGGTGCATGTGGATGTCAGCCGGCTCGAGGATCTGCCGGACCGCTACACGCTGCTGACCATCGAGGCGGACGGGGATATCGGCTTGGAAAGCTGCGTGGACCTGCCCGATGACTGGGCCGAGAACCGGCAGGTCTCCCGCGCCGCCGGCGATCGGTGGCTGGAAGGTGCACGTTCGGCCCTGCTGCGCGTGCCGAGCGCCATCATGCCCGGCATCTGGAACGTCCTGCTGAACCCGCTGCACCCCGATGCCCATCGGCTCCGGATCACCGGCACGGCGAGCCTGCCTTTCGACCGCAGGCTGTTCAAGATCGTCAAACCGTAG
- a CDS encoding multicopper oxidase domain-containing protein, translating into MTDETIIPRAPADPEAFDEFGCRVFASSPATPDRLTPTVRFHRQVADFSVTMADGKVLPFWGFKDPDDSGGDRTWPSKIIRVNEGSVVHCELKSGKNTHTIHWHGIDPTPMNDGVGHTSFEVKSDYTYQWYASQAGTYFYHCHKNTVLHFEMGMYGMLIVDPPNGPGRLYAARSTDDISPLEPRDLAYAAEAIWIYDDVDPRWHELSHQAGICGEDVGLDRFEPKYFLCSGIPNSRTLTQANTVVNVPRSRTALIRVLNASYSTLHVTFPFPCYIAESDGRPQRWNPTRGDYARPERIEADQPILMTSAQRHGILVRHADVAPGTYTVRAEFLHWITHRPHAGGQVLTRVNVVA; encoded by the coding sequence ATGACGGACGAGACCATCATTCCGCGCGCCCCTGCCGATCCCGAAGCCTTCGATGAGTTCGGCTGCCGGGTGTTCGCCAGCAGTCCGGCCACGCCCGACAGGCTGACGCCGACCGTGAGGTTCCACCGGCAGGTCGCTGATTTCAGCGTCACGATGGCGGACGGCAAAGTGCTTCCGTTCTGGGGCTTCAAGGACCCGGACGACAGCGGCGGCGACCGGACCTGGCCGTCCAAGATCATCCGCGTCAATGAAGGCAGCGTGGTTCATTGCGAGCTGAAATCCGGCAAGAACACCCATACGATCCACTGGCACGGGATCGACCCGACGCCGATGAATGACGGGGTCGGCCACACCTCCTTCGAGGTCAAGAGCGACTATACCTACCAATGGTACGCGTCGCAGGCCGGCACCTACTTCTATCACTGCCACAAGAACACGGTGCTGCACTTCGAGATGGGCATGTACGGCATGCTGATCGTCGATCCGCCCAACGGTCCCGGCAGACTCTACGCCGCCCGGTCCACGGACGACATCAGCCCGCTGGAACCGCGCGACCTGGCCTATGCGGCCGAGGCGATCTGGATCTATGACGATGTCGACCCGCGCTGGCATGAGCTGAGCCATCAGGCCGGCATCTGCGGCGAGGATGTGGGGCTGGACCGGTTCGAGCCGAAATACTTCCTGTGCAGCGGAATCCCGAACAGCCGCACCTTGACGCAGGCCAATACCGTCGTGAACGTGCCCCGCAGCAGGACGGCCCTGATCCGCGTGCTGAATGCATCCTACAGCACGCTGCACGTGACCTTTCCCTTTCCCTGCTACATCGCGGAATCCGATGGACGCCCGCAGCGCTGGAACCCAACACGGGGAGACTATGCCAGGCCGGAGCGGATCGAGGCGGACCAGCCCATTCTCATGACCTCGGCGCAACGGCATGGAATCCTGGTCCGTCACGCCGATGTTGCCCCTGGAACCTACACGGTGCGAGCGGAGTTCCTGCACTGGATCACGCATCGGCCGCATGCCGGCGGGCAGGTTCTGACCAGGGTGAACGTCGTGGCATAG
- a CDS encoding cupredoxin domain-containing protein, translated as MKRAIMLEAVGRRSVIMSGLLGCAALSMASATTMVDDEVSVPEDGHDQTIVLEIHDVLLELIDGKQVFMYAFSLKDEQPTVPGPVIRIKPGLNVRFRVLNNSSRAHDFQILGMGPSMGLIPPGERGEVTLTASRSGTFMYVDPEKTPVNRVLGLHGIIVVDGAENATSNGKPMPYAAADAPPGSAVDALFGRLAQNPFPGKRWRHGAAREKVWVFNQVDERWCARARAGEDFSASDFMNDFRPRYFTLNGHSGYDAVHDPDCVPTGVIGDPLLLRIANAGLAWHSPHIHGNHIYAVGSSRGEPGPSRPLSNVKEIDTWTMPPGAVADYLLPFRKPPDIPAAKWPMTQERFPLAYPMHCHNEISQTSGGGSYPMGLVCDWVIESA; from the coding sequence ATGAAACGCGCGATCATGCTGGAAGCGGTGGGGCGACGCTCCGTCATCATGTCCGGGCTGCTTGGGTGTGCAGCTCTATCCATGGCGAGCGCCACGACCATGGTCGACGATGAGGTCTCCGTCCCGGAAGACGGTCACGATCAGACGATCGTCCTTGAGATCCACGATGTTCTGCTGGAGTTGATCGACGGGAAACAGGTGTTCATGTACGCCTTTTCCCTGAAGGATGAGCAGCCGACCGTGCCGGGCCCGGTGATCCGGATCAAACCCGGCCTGAATGTCCGCTTCCGGGTGCTCAACAACAGCAGCCGCGCCCATGATTTCCAGATCCTGGGCATGGGGCCGTCCATGGGGCTGATCCCGCCGGGGGAGCGGGGCGAGGTCACCCTGACGGCCTCGCGGTCCGGGACCTTCATGTATGTGGACCCGGAGAAGACGCCGGTGAACCGGGTTCTCGGCCTGCACGGCATCATCGTGGTCGACGGGGCGGAGAACGCCACCAGCAACGGCAAGCCCATGCCCTATGCGGCCGCGGATGCGCCGCCCGGGAGCGCGGTGGACGCGCTGTTCGGCCGGCTGGCGCAGAACCCGTTCCCCGGCAAGCGCTGGCGGCACGGGGCGGCCCGCGAGAAGGTCTGGGTCTTCAACCAGGTGGATGAGCGCTGGTGCGCCCGGGCACGGGCGGGCGAGGATTTCTCCGCCTCGGATTTCATGAACGACTTCCGGCCCCGTTATTTCACGCTGAACGGCCACAGCGGCTACGATGCCGTGCACGATCCCGACTGCGTGCCGACCGGGGTGATCGGCGACCCGTTGTTGTTGCGCATCGCCAATGCCGGCCTTGCCTGGCACTCCCCCCACATCCACGGCAACCACATCTATGCCGTTGGTTCCAGTCGCGGTGAGCCCGGCCCTTCCCGGCCGCTCTCCAACGTGAAGGAGATCGACACCTGGACCATGCCGCCGGGCGCCGTTGCCGATTACCTGCTCCCCTTCCGCAAGCCGCCGGACATTCCGGCTGCGAAATGGCCGATGACGCAGGAGCGGTTCCCGCTGGCGTATCCGATGCACTGCCACAACGAGATCTCCCAGACCTCCGGCGGCGGCTCCTATCCCATGGGGCTCGTCTGCGACTGGGTCATCGAGAGCGCTTAG
- a CDS encoding PadR family transcriptional regulator, with protein MRLFPDHCGGKLRMHHPGPRGFGRHGAGPDRGHGGGRGGRRRVFEATELRLVLLKLLADHPRHGYDLIRAVEELTDGSYAPSPGVIYPTLAMLEELGQVEKVQSEAARKPFRITQEGIAQLTADKELVDSLFERLEELAAKRKRIDAAPIRRAMDNLRAVLAHRLGREEVDTETLHAAAAIIDEAAQRIERLP; from the coding sequence GTGCGGTTGTTTCCTGACCATTGCGGCGGCAAGCTGCGCATGCACCACCCAGGCCCGCGCGGGTTCGGCCGGCACGGCGCTGGACCCGATCGGGGGCATGGCGGTGGCCGCGGCGGCCGCCGTCGGGTGTTCGAAGCGACCGAGCTCCGTCTCGTGCTGCTCAAGCTGCTCGCCGACCATCCGCGGCATGGCTATGACCTGATCCGCGCGGTTGAGGAGCTGACCGACGGCAGCTATGCGCCGAGCCCGGGCGTCATCTATCCGACACTGGCGATGCTGGAAGAGCTGGGGCAGGTCGAGAAGGTTCAGTCCGAGGCTGCGCGCAAGCCATTCAGGATCACACAAGAGGGTATTGCCCAGCTCACGGCCGACAAGGAGCTGGTCGACAGCCTGTTCGAACGGCTTGAAGAGCTTGCAGCAAAGCGCAAGCGCATCGACGCAGCGCCGATCCGTCGGGCCATGGACAATCTGCGGGCGGTGCTGGCGCATCGCCTCGGGCGGGAGGAGGTCGATACGGAGACGCTGCACGCCGCCGCCGCGATCATTGACGAGGCGGCGCAACGGATCGAGCGCCTGCCGTGA
- a CDS encoding DUF2218 domain-containing protein translates to MSLNSTARVPTANGSRYLQQLCKHWSHNLTVEFTPDAGTVVFPRDARGADWPGDAILTLQAHEDVLECRLEASADGQLAALKDAVARHLDRFAFREAPLQFNWQNG, encoded by the coding sequence ATGAGCCTTAACAGCACGGCCCGCGTGCCGACAGCCAATGGCAGCCGCTACCTCCAGCAGCTCTGCAAGCATTGGAGCCATAATCTCACGGTGGAGTTCACGCCCGACGCGGGCACGGTGGTCTTTCCGCGCGACGCGCGCGGCGCGGACTGGCCCGGCGACGCCATCCTCACATTGCAGGCCCATGAGGATGTGCTTGAATGCCGGCTGGAGGCGAGCGCGGACGGGCAGCTCGCGGCGCTGAAGGACGCGGTGGCGCGTCACCTCGACCGCTTCGCCTTCCGTGAAGCGCCGTTGCAGTTCAACTGGCAGAACGGCTGA
- a CDS encoding EamA family transporter, protein MKATFPVWLGWAVLSACFAALTAVLAKVGVAGLSSDAATLIRTAVVLLLLVCMFLASDATLDLSAVSVKSYVFLTLSGLATGASWICYFRALKLGPASQVAPVDKLSVVLVAVFGAAFLGERLSPVNWLGVVLIAAGVVLTAFR, encoded by the coding sequence ATGAAAGCCACTTTTCCGGTCTGGCTGGGCTGGGCCGTTCTCTCGGCCTGTTTCGCGGCCCTGACGGCGGTGCTGGCCAAGGTCGGGGTCGCCGGGCTGAGTTCCGATGCGGCGACCCTGATCCGGACGGCCGTGGTCCTGCTGCTGCTGGTCTGCATGTTCCTGGCCTCCGACGCCACGCTCGACCTCTCGGCCGTGTCGGTGAAGAGCTATGTCTTCCTGACGCTCTCCGGGCTGGCGACGGGGGCTTCGTGGATCTGCTATTTCCGGGCGCTGAAGCTGGGCCCCGCCTCCCAGGTTGCACCCGTCGACAAGTTGAGCGTGGTCCTGGTGGCCGTGTTCGGCGCCGCCTTCCTGGGGGAGCGGCTTTCCCCCGTGAACTGGCTGGGAGTCGTCCTGATAGCGGCCGGCGTTGTCCTGACGGCCTTCCGCTGA
- a CDS encoding iron ABC transporter ATP-binding protein, translated as MIEARNVTKVYGAAVVVKDVSLCLPAGGITSIIGPNGAGKSTLLSMISRLLPMSSGTVTVDGLDVTRTPGDVLARHLSILRQDNHLSSRLTVRDLVEFGRYPYSKGRLTEADRAHVERAIDHLGLGPLSGRFLDELSGGQRQRAFVAMVLCQDTDYVLLDEPLNNLDMRHSVQMMKQVRRFADEMGKTIVIVLHDINFASCYSDNIIAMRDGGVLFQGPPDIVIQPDVLRAIYDLDVTVQVIDGKRICNYFT; from the coding sequence ATGATCGAAGCGCGTAACGTCACCAAGGTCTATGGCGCCGCCGTCGTGGTGAAGGATGTCTCCCTTTGCCTGCCGGCGGGCGGCATCACCTCCATCATCGGGCCGAACGGGGCCGGCAAGTCGACCCTCTTGTCGATGATCAGCCGGCTGCTGCCCATGTCCAGCGGCACGGTCACGGTGGACGGGCTCGATGTGACACGAACGCCGGGCGACGTGCTGGCGCGCCATCTCTCCATCCTGCGTCAGGACAATCATCTCTCCTCGCGGCTGACCGTGCGCGACCTGGTGGAATTCGGGCGCTATCCCTATTCCAAGGGCCGGCTGACCGAAGCGGACCGCGCGCATGTGGAGCGCGCCATTGACCATCTCGGTCTCGGGCCCTTGTCGGGGCGCTTCCTGGACGAGCTGTCGGGCGGGCAGCGCCAGCGCGCCTTCGTGGCGATGGTCCTGTGCCAGGATACGGATTACGTGCTGCTGGACGAGCCGCTGAACAATCTCGACATGCGCCATTCCGTGCAGATGATGAAGCAGGTGCGGCGCTTCGCGGATGAGATGGGAAAGACCATCGTCATCGTCCTGCACGACATCAATTTCGCATCCTGCTATTCCGACAATATCATCGCCATGCGGGATGGGGGGGTCCTGTTCCAGGGCCCGCCGGACATTGTGATCCAGCCGGACGTTCTCCGGGCCATCTACGACCTTGACGTCACCGTCCAGGTCATCGACGGAAAGCGCATCTGCAACTATTTCACCTGA
- a CDS encoding iron chelate uptake ABC transporter family permease subunit translates to MARFRKPSPRQVLLLLALACLAVIAAFMTVGAKGSWGFILSFRGAKIAVMVVVAYSIAVSTVLFQTVTNNRILTPAIMGFDSLYVLIQSGMVFLLGSSGIVSVDPRLRFAAEIAVMVAFSVLLYGSLFAGGRRSLHLLILAGIVFGIFFHSLSTFLQRLIDPAEFAFLQDRFFASFNLVRPDLLVTAVVIVAVVTLVAWRIMHSFDVLALGRDRAINLGVDHRRMVTIILMLVAILVSVSTALVGPITFFGLLVANLAYLVMPSGKHRHILPAAILLAIICLVGGQMILERVFGFDGNLRIVIEFLGGITFIALLLRGTAR, encoded by the coding sequence TTGGCTAGGTTCCGCAAGCCCTCGCCACGGCAGGTGCTGCTGCTCCTCGCACTCGCCTGCCTGGCTGTGATCGCCGCCTTCATGACCGTCGGCGCCAAGGGGAGCTGGGGGTTCATCCTGTCCTTCCGCGGCGCCAAGATCGCCGTGATGGTGGTGGTCGCCTATTCCATCGCGGTGTCCACCGTGCTGTTCCAGACGGTCACCAACAACCGCATCCTGACGCCCGCCATCATGGGCTTCGACAGCCTCTATGTCCTGATCCAGAGCGGTATGGTCTTCCTGCTCGGCTCCAGCGGGATCGTGTCCGTGGACCCGCGCCTGCGCTTTGCGGCAGAAATCGCGGTGATGGTCGCCTTTTCGGTGCTGCTCTACGGCTCCCTATTCGCCGGCGGGCGGCGCAGCCTGCACCTGCTGATCCTGGCCGGCATCGTCTTCGGCATCTTCTTCCACAGCCTGTCCACCTTTCTCCAGCGCCTGATCGACCCGGCCGAGTTCGCCTTTCTCCAGGACCGGTTCTTCGCCAGCTTCAACTTGGTCCGCCCGGACCTGCTGGTCACGGCCGTGGTCATAGTGGCGGTCGTGACCCTTGTGGCGTGGCGGATCATGCACAGCTTCGATGTGCTGGCGCTCGGGCGGGATCGGGCGATCAATCTCGGGGTCGACCACCGCCGTATGGTGACCATCATCCTCATGCTGGTCGCCATCCTGGTGTCGGTGTCCACGGCGCTGGTCGGGCCGATCACCTTCTTCGGCCTGCTGGTCGCGAATCTCGCCTATCTGGTGATGCCCTCGGGCAAGCACCGCCACATTCTCCCCGCCGCCATCCTGCTGGCGATCATCTGCCTGGTCGGCGGTCAGATGATCCTGGAAAGGGTGTTCGGCTTCGATGGCAATCTGCGCATCGTCATCGAATTCCTGGGCGGGATCACCTTCATCGCTCTGCTTCTGCGCGGGACCGCACGATGA
- a CDS encoding ABC transporter permease — protein MPKLLLAALGVALLAVLSLFVGATDLSPAALFSSGPESEAMRVMLASRIPRTAAVLLSGMAMGVSGMIMQMLVRNRFVEPGTAGTVESASLGILVVTLLAPGIDLFVKMLVAALFALSGTALFLAILRRIPLRSVLMVPLVGLMLSGIFESVTTFFAYRYDLLQSLNAWIVGDFSGVLRGRYELLWFALALTGAAYLAADRFTVAGMGRDFTTGLGLNYRRVVSFGLIIVSMVTAAVVVTVGTIPFLGLIVPNLVSMTVGDNVRRAVPWVAVVGAGFVLVCDLIGRTVRYPYEIPVGTVVGVVGSALFLYLLLRKDSSLG, from the coding sequence GTGCCCAAACTTCTCCTTGCCGCGCTCGGCGTCGCCCTGCTGGCCGTGCTCAGCCTTTTCGTCGGGGCGACGGACCTGTCGCCCGCCGCACTCTTCTCCTCCGGGCCGGAGAGCGAGGCCATGCGGGTGATGCTGGCCAGCCGCATCCCACGCACCGCAGCCGTGCTGCTGTCCGGCATGGCCATGGGCGTCAGCGGCATGATCATGCAGATGCTGGTCCGCAACCGCTTCGTCGAGCCCGGCACCGCCGGCACGGTGGAATCCGCGAGCCTGGGAATCCTGGTCGTGACCCTGCTGGCGCCCGGCATCGATCTGTTCGTGAAGATGCTGGTCGCCGCGCTTTTCGCCCTGTCCGGGACGGCCCTGTTCCTCGCGATCCTGCGGCGCATTCCCCTGCGGTCGGTTCTGATGGTGCCGCTGGTCGGCCTGATGCTCAGCGGCATCTTCGAATCCGTCACCACCTTCTTCGCCTATCGCTACGACCTGCTGCAATCGCTGAATGCCTGGATTGTCGGCGACTTTTCGGGCGTCCTGCGCGGCCGCTACGAGCTGCTGTGGTTTGCCCTCGCCCTTACCGGTGCCGCCTATCTGGCGGCGGACCGTTTCACGGTGGCGGGGATGGGGCGGGACTTCACGACCGGTCTGGGGCTGAACTACCGCCGGGTCGTGTCCTTCGGCCTGATCATCGTGTCCATGGTGACGGCCGCGGTGGTGGTCACGGTGGGCACCATTCCCTTTCTCGGCCTGATCGTGCCCAATCTGGTCAGCATGACCGTCGGCGACAATGTGCGCCGTGCGGTGCCCTGGGTGGCGGTGGTCGGCGCCGGCTTCGTCCTGGTCTGCGACCTGATCGGCCGTACGGTGCGCTACCCCTATGAAATCCCGGTCGGCACCGTTGTCGGCGTCGTCGGGAGCGCGCTGTTCCTGTATCTGCTGCTGCGCAAGGATTCATCCCTTGGCTAG